In Malus sylvestris chromosome 16, drMalSylv7.2, whole genome shotgun sequence, the following are encoded in one genomic region:
- the LOC126606619 gene encoding major allergen Pru ar 1-like has protein sequence MGVFTYETEFTSVIPAPRLFKAFILDGDNLIPKIAPQAIKSTEIIEGDGGVGTIKKVTFGEGSQYGYVKQRVNGIDKDNFTYSYSMIEGDTLSDKLEKITYETKLIASPDGGSIIKTTSHYHAKGDVEIKEEHVKAGKEKASGLFKLLEAYLVANPDAYN, from the exons ATGGGTGTTTTCACATATGAAACCGAGTTCACCTCTGTCATCCCTGCACCTAGATTGTTCAAGGCTTTTATCCTTGATGGCGATAACCTCATCCCGAAGATTGCTCCACAAGCAATTAAAAGCACTGAAATCATCGAAGGCGATGGAGGTGTTGGAACCATCAAGAAAGTTACCTTTGGTGAAG GCAGCCAATACGGGTATGTTAAGCAAAGGGTCAATGGGATTGACAAAGACAACTTTACATACAGTTACTCTATGATTGAAGGAGATACCTTGTCTGACAAGCTTGAGAAGATCACTTATGAGACCAAATTGATCGCATCTCCTGATGGAGGATCCATCATCAAAACCACTAGCCACTACCATGCTAAGGGTGATGTTGAGATCAAGGAAGAGCATGTTAAGGCTGGCAAAGAGAAGGCTTCCGGTCTCTTCAAGCTTCTTGAAGCCTACCTCGTGGCCAACCCTGATGCCTACAACTAA